The Candidatus Dependentiae bacterium genome contains the following window.
ATCTGTATGATTAATAATTTCTTGAGCAGTTTTGAATGCTTCACTATCAAACGGAATCTCTATAGCGAAACCATGAGTAATATTTTCTGCGATTGACTCTAATGAATCTTCATATGAATGACCTTCAGCCGCATAAAGCAAATGAAATATTAATGAACGAATTTCTCGACGAGATAAGTCGCTATACATCAATACTTCTGTATCCGACAAAAAATCATCGCCCCTAATTCCTGAACTCATAAATGTTATCCCTAACTTTTTTTTACCCGTTCAATATATTTTGCATCACGCGTATCAACTTTAATAGTCTCACCCTCGTTAACAAAAAGAGGAACCTGTATCACAAGACCGGTTTCTAAAGTCGCCGGCTTTGTTGCACCACCCTGAGCTGTATCACCACGTACTCCCGGAGGAGTCTCTGTTATTTCAAGCTCCATGAATAAAGGAGGAGTTGTGCCAATCGGTTTATCGTTGAAATTTAAAATGGTATAGACTTCTTGTTCTTTTAGATAATCAAGAACTTCTTCAATTTGATTTTTATTTAATTCAACTTGCTCATATGATTCTTGATCCATAAAATTATATAAACCATTATCTTCATAAAGATATTGCATTTGACGATACTCTAAATCAGGTGCTGGAAATTTTTCTCCTGATCTGAACGTTTCTTCATGCATTAAGCCGGTAATCATGTTTTTCATCTTTGTACGGACAAATGCACCGCCTTTTCCCGGTTTGACATGCTGATAGTCAAGCACCATGAACGGTTCGTTTCGGAATAATATTTTACAACCTTTACGAAAATCTGAAGTAGCTATCACAGACATACCTTTTAATAATGCGGTTTATAGGACCTTTTAAGTATAAAAAAGCTATACAAAAATTGCAATGCAATCCGGCTAAATAAAAGGAATTTTTCAACATTTTTCATAAATATAGACTTGAATCAATCTAATATGTTATTATTTTGATAATATCATATCTGTAAATTAATTCTTTTAAGGAGAATTAGTATGTTTGTTTTATATTTTTTCTTACTTTTTTTACCTGCTCTTAGTTTTGGTGATAATACCTCATCATCGCCTGAAAAAAACATATCACAAAGCAATCTCAAAGATCCTGCAGGAGAGTTTTTATCTGAACAAAGATTTAACGCCGAAAGACGCAAAACCAGCAATGTAATTAATCCACATAACTGTTTTGAAAAAACAGCCTCATTACACATGCTTGCTCGATTGGAAAGACGACAGCCAACCTTGGTCAAATAAAACCTTATTTGACCCTTTACAAAATGCCCTATACAATAAAAATATGACCATAAACAAAGGGTATTGAATGAAAAATATACATAAAGCAGATCCTATCATCAGCCAACTGATCACCGCTGAACAAAACCGACTTGAACAAGAACTTAATCTCATTGCATCAGAAAATTACACTTCCCCTGCTGTTTTACAGGCTACCGGCTCAGTATTAACCAATAAATATGCTGAAGGATATCCGGGCCAACGTTATTATGCCGGATGCCAGGTAATTGATCAAGTTGAGAATATAGCTATTGAACGCGCAAAAAAACTGTTTAATGCTGAGCATGCAAATGTACAACCTCACGCAGGTTCACAAGCAAATATGGCAGTTTACTTTGCGTTACTACAACCGGGTGATACTATTTTAGGCATGAGTTTAGCCGAAGGCGGACATCTTACTCATGGACATAAAGTAAATTTTTCAGGCCAATTTTACAAAAGCGTTCAATACAAAGTCAATCCGCAAACTGAACAACTTGATTATGATGAGATTGAACAATTAGCCCTTGAACACAAACCTAAACTTATCATTTGTGGTGCATCAGCCTACTCCCGCATTATAGACTTTGAGCGCTTAAGTATCATTGCAAAAAAAGTTAATGCATACCTACATGCCGATATTGCACACATTGCCGGATTAATTGCAGCAAACTTGCATCCTAATCCATTTCCTCATGCAGATGTTGTCACTACAACAACACATAAAACATTACGCGGCCCGCGCGGTGGCATGATCTTGTGCAAAAAAGAACTGGCACAAAAAATAGACAAAGCAATTATGCCCGGGACACAAGGCGGTCCATTTATGCATATTATTGCTGCAAAAGCGGTTGCATTTGCCCAAGCATCTACCCCTGAATTTGTTAATTATCAAAAACAGGTAATTAAAAATGCCCAAGCGATGGCAAAACAGCTGACTGAATTTGGTATGCGCATCGTTTCAGGTGGCACTGACAACCATCTGTTTATTGTCGATGTACGATCAAAAAACATCAATGGTTTGCAAGCAGAGCAAGCATTACAAAAAATTGGTATAACTATTAGCCGTAGCTGTATTCCATTTGATCCTGAAAAGCCATGGATAACCAGCGGCATTCGCATTGGAACACCGGCAGTTACCACACGCGGCATGAAAGAATTGGAAATGGCCGACATTGCACATTACATTAATCAAGCTCTTACTCATCACGAAAATGAAGATAAGCTTGCACAAATAAAAGAGCGTGTTACCACATTATGCAACACGTATCCTATTTACCGACAAACAAATATGGTCAATGATACTGTATGTGAACAGCTTAATGCTTAACCGGCCGCTTTAGTATGTTGCCCTTGAGAAGCAAGATTTTTTTGCAAAAGAATGGATTCACCCAATGAATGCGGTGTAATTTTTGTTTTATTAAATCCATTCTTTTGGAACAAATGCAATGATGGCTTATTGTTTGCATCAACGCGAGCCTCTATTAATGTACAACCTGATGCTATCATTCTGTTTAATGCAACTTCTAATAAACGTTGTCCGTTGCCTGCATTCCTATTTGATTCATCTACACGTATTAAATCAATATTGGCAACTTTAGTCACGGTTTCTTCATCTGTTTTTTTTACCCGAGTCGCATATATTTTGAACTGTATTTCACCAATCTTCACTCCATTTTCATCTCTTAAGTAAAAAACATAAAAATCCATAGTGCGTGGAATTTTACTCACTTTACCTTCAATTAATGCTTCAGCATACATGAATCCATTCATTAAACTTAAAATAAATAAAGCATAACATCCATTTTTCATCTTACCCCTCCATAATTAAACAACCTTCATTACCACAATGATACTATAATTCACATTGAAATATAAACAATATTATTAAAAACTATATAGAATACTCATTGACGTAGTATTTTTTACATATACTACTATTTAATATATAAAATCATGCAATTTTTTTGAAAATTAATGAATACAAAAAACATTATTTGCTCATCTCAAAAAAATCTCACGTTGCAAAAACATGTGATGATTAAAGATACTCCACTTCTATTAGATCCAATGCATCCACCAGTTAATACGTATCGAAAGACTAGAAAGTCGCTTGGAAAAAGAACATTTTACAGATATGAATCGCATATCCCACACCAAATGAAAATACCCAATAAAATGGGACTATGTAGCGATATTCAATATGTGAAGGAAAAGTGCTCAAGCCAGACAATAAACAGATTAAGATAACAAATAAAGCTGTATATTTTTTGTCACGCCATAATAAAAACAAACCTATATAACCAACTATCAAATATAGCCTCATATAAAGCTGTCGTAACAAAAAACGTATTGCCGAACCAAATGAACTGAATGCGCAAACCAATTTTTGCTTAATACCAACACAATGCGCATAAGGCGATTGTGCATAAAAAATCCATTGCAAACCGGGCAATAAAACATCCGGTAAACGATACAATAATGTTTTTAAATAATGCAATGGCTCTTCGCGTACATTTTGTTTGAATTCTTGCATTGCAACTTCGTCAAATTCCGGTGTACCATATTGCAATCCATATTTTGTGCCAATAAAATCACGCACATACTCATCATTTAATGCATGGCCCCATTTGTTTGGAATTTCGCCCAATCCCTCCAGCATGCTTTGCCCTGCCGGACTGACAACATACCGATTATAATTATCCATATTGAATTTCATAAAAGGAACCCAAAACAAACCGCAACAAGTAATCCAAGTGGAAACAAGAACATACAGTATGTTATCTTTATATTGAGGTTTTTTATACAGGACAATTAATAAAAAAAATGTTGCTAATATAACTGATAGAAACAGAGTTGGCCGCATCCATAAACAGATAATGAAAAACAATAGACAAGAAAAAAATCCAACTTTTGAAATAGCATTACGTAGATAAGACAACATGCCATATACCAGCATCAACAAACCATAATAAGCCCACACATCACGAACCGGCATAAGATTATATGCAATGAGAGGAAAAAACAGCAATTGAGCAATACCACACAAAAATGCTACACCTCTATTACCGAATAATAAAAGAGCAACTTGATAGTAAAATAACATCAATAATGAAAAGATAATAATCTGCATTATTTGTATATCAAAGAATTTAAACGAATGAGTAATTTTCCATAGAAATCCTAACAACACACCATAACCGACAGTATCATTGATGGGAAAAGAAGCTGTCGGTTCCTCAAAATCAAGCTTGTTAATTTGATCAAAATCAATAAGCGTATTCTTTTCTTGCATTTCTTCTTTTATATGAGCTGATAATGCAGGATTTAATTTCACCGAAGCATAGTTAATGAGATTATAGCCAACTTGCCCATGTACTTGTGTTATTGCAAAATAAACATGAGGATTATATATAAACAAAAATATAACATTAACAATTAAAGATAACCCTACAAGCGATAAAGCATATGTATTAAATAATGTAGA
Protein-coding sequences here:
- a CDS encoding GNAT family N-acetyltransferase, with translation MKNGCYALFILSLMNGFMYAEALIEGKVSKIPRTMDFYVFYLRDENGVKIGEIQFKIYATRVKKTDEETVTKVANIDLIRVDESNRNAGNGQRLLEVALNRMIASGCTLIEARVDANNKPSLHLFQKNGFNKTKITPHSLGESILLQKNLASQGQHTKAAG
- the glyA gene encoding serine hydroxymethyltransferase; translated protein: MKNIHKADPIISQLITAEQNRLEQELNLIASENYTSPAVLQATGSVLTNKYAEGYPGQRYYAGCQVIDQVENIAIERAKKLFNAEHANVQPHAGSQANMAVYFALLQPGDTILGMSLAEGGHLTHGHKVNFSGQFYKSVQYKVNPQTEQLDYDEIEQLALEHKPKLIICGASAYSRIIDFERLSIIAKKVNAYLHADIAHIAGLIAANLHPNPFPHADVVTTTTHKTLRGPRGGMILCKKELAQKIDKAIMPGTQGGPFMHIIAAKAVAFAQASTPEFVNYQKQVIKNAQAMAKQLTEFGMRIVSGGTDNHLFIVDVRSKNINGLQAEQALQKIGITISRSCIPFDPEKPWITSGIRIGTPAVTTRGMKELEMADIAHYINQALTHHENEDKLAQIKERVTTLCNTYPIYRQTNMVNDTVCEQLNA
- the efp gene encoding elongation factor P is translated as MIATSDFRKGCKILFRNEPFMVLDYQHVKPGKGGAFVRTKMKNMITGLMHEETFRSGEKFPAPDLEYRQMQYLYEDNGLYNFMDQESYEQVELNKNQIEEVLDYLKEQEVYTILNFNDKPIGTTPPLFMELEITETPPGVRGDTAQGGATKPATLETGLVIQVPLFVNEGETIKVDTRDAKYIERVKKS